From a region of the Paralichthys olivaceus isolate ysfri-2021 chromosome 4, ASM2471397v2, whole genome shotgun sequence genome:
- the LOC138407455 gene encoding uncharacterized protein, whose protein sequence is MIYILSFVLASVHGHTHTHTLTYSLTLRPLISTPTVETTFWTGEFVLPVLHLTRRFIQWCLLLLYSGPVGVCTTRLQTMSIMEIPILEIFLGTLGFGLSIMFCTTFCRACSRLREEQIEREVWRRSEQDGRPPSIYFIPFHGSIPPQDSEEVRVPRYSEEVLTPPQYNAVYAGPPPAYNELGFKPEDLPPAYTEHNVPVHPITPQPHTDVVQTVSQP, encoded by the exons ATGATATATATTCTGAGCTTTGTACTCGCTTCagtgcacggacacacacacacacacacactcacttactcACTCACACTCCGCCCCCTCATCAGCACACCCACAGTAGAAACCACATTCTGGACCGGTGAGTTCGTCCTCCCAGTGCTACACCTGACCAGAAG GTTCATTCAGTGGTGTCTGCTCCTCCTCTATTCTGGTCCAGTGGGAGTTTGTACCACACGACTCCAAACAATGTCCATTATGGAAATTCCTATTCTAGA GATTTTCCTGGGCACGCTGGGCTTTGGTCTCTCCATCATGTTCTGCACCACCTTCTGCAGGGCGTGCAGTCGCCTCAGAGAAGAGCAGATAGAGAGGGAGGTGTGGAGACGCAGCGAGCAGGACGGCCGCCCGCCTTCCATATATTTCATTCCCTTCCATGGAAGCATTCCACCGCAGGACAGTGAAGAGGTGCGGGTGCCTCGATACAGCGAGGAGGTCCTCACACCTCCACAATACAACGCTGTGTACGCTGGGCCCCCACCCGCCTACAATGAG ctggGATTTAAACCTGAGGATCTTCCTCCTGCCTACACAGAACACAATGTTCCTGTGCATCCGATAACACCCCAACCTCACACGGACGTGGTACAAACTGTGTCACAACCATAA